The sequence GAAGGCGGCGGGGCGAGTTTTCGCCCCGCCGCCCCGTGGGCGTCACCCGATTTCGAGCAGGACTTTTCCGGTCGTTTTCCTTCCCGTCAATCGCTCGTGCGCGACTCCCGCCTCTTCGAGGGGGTGCCGCTCCCCGATTCTCACCTTCAGCTCGCCGGATGCGATCCAATCGAAGAGGTCGCCGGCTCGGCGCCGGAGCTCGACGGGGCTCGCGATGTAGTGACCGAGCGTGGGGCGGGTCAGGAAGAGCGAGCCTCCCGAATTCAGGCGCTGCGGATCCACGGGAGGGACGGCGCCGCTCGACTGCCCGTAGAGAACCATCATGCCCCTGGGGCGGAGCACCGACATGCTCCGATCGAAGGTGTCCTTGCCCACCGAGTCGTACACGACGTCGAGTCCCTCCCCGCCGGTGAAGCGCCTCACTTCCTCGGCAAAATCGGTCTGGTCGTAACGGATCACCTCGTCGGCGCCGGTTGCACGCGCGAGCTCGGCTTTCTGTTCGGTCGAAACGGTCCCGTAGACGGTGGCCCCGAGGCGCTTGGCGATCTGGGTCAGGAGGAGCCCGACCCCGCCGGCCGCCGCATGCACGAGCGCTCGCTGCCCCTTCGCGAGCGGGAAAGTGCTGAAGGCCAGGTAGTGGGCGGTCATCCCCTGGAGCATCACCGCAGCCGCCGCGTCGAGCTCCACCGCGTCCGGGACGGGCACGAGCTTCCACGCGGGGACGATCGCCTGCTCGGCGTAACTCCCCGCCTGCATCGCATACGCGACGCGGTCACCGACTTTGACCCCGGTCACTCCCGCTCCGACCGCGTCCACCACCCCCGCTCCTTCCATCCCGGGCGTAAAGGGGAGGGGCATCTTATAGGCGCCGGTGCGCTGATAGACATCAATGAAGTTGACGCCGGCCGCGGCGATCTTCACCCTCGCTTCGCCTTCGCCCGGGGTCGGCGCGGCGATTTCTTCGACCCCCAGGACCTCAGCGCCCCCGATCTCATGGACTCGTATCGCTCGCATGCTTAACCTCTCCCTCGATCTCCGAATCTCGCGACGTCATCGGTGGATGCCGCCGGGCCGACGGCCCGCCCGTCGCTGCCGGGACGGTAGGATCCGCGTCGGCCGATGGCAAGCGCGCGCCGGCCGTGGAACGGTGGCTCCGGTTCGGGATAGAGAAAGTCGTCGCCGGGAGACGACGCACACCTTGGGGAGGAGGCTCGAGCGATGAAGAGAGAGCGGACGAATCGGCCGGCCGCTCGCGGCGCGGACTTCGGACCCCTGATGGGTACCGGCGCGATGCTCCTCCTCGGGGTCCTGCTTTCACCTACCCTTCCCTTCACGCTCGGAGCCCACGTGGCCGCGCAGGCACCTGCCGTCGGTGAGGATCAACAGGTCGTCCTCGTGACCGGCTCCACCGACGGCCTCGGGCGCGAGGTCGCCCGCGCCGTCGCGGGGACCGGCGCACATGTGATCGTGCATGGAAGGAACCGCGAGCGTGGGATGGAGCTCGTCGCGGAGATCGAGGCCGAAGGCGTCGGAAGCGCGCGGTTTTACGCCGCCGACTTCGGGGAGCTGGAGCAGGTTCGGGAGCTCGCGCGGGCCATCTTGGAGGACTACGACCGGCTCGACGTCCTGGTCAATAACGCAGGGATCTGGCTCGAAGCCGACCAGGGGCGAGTCCTGAGCGCGGACGGGCACGAGCTCCACTTTCAGGTGAACTACCTTGCCGGGTTCCTCCTCACAAGGATGCTCCTTCCCTTACTCGTGGAAAGTGCGCCCGGCCGTATCGTGAACGTGGCATCCGGGGCACAATCCCCTCTCGACTTCGGCAACGTGAACCTCGACGTGGGCTACACGGACGGGCGTGCCTACGGACAGAGCAAGCTCGCGCAGATCCTCTTCACGGTGGATCTCGCCCAGGAGCTCGAAGGAACCGGAGTGATCGCACTCTCCCTCCATCCTGCGACCCTCATGGACACGAACATGGTGCTCGCGCGGGGGACGGCGCCGCGGAGCTCGGTGGAAGACGGGAAGAGGGCGGTGATGCACCTCATCACCGGAGAAGGATTGGAGAGCGGGACTTACTTCAACGGGACGAATCCGGCGCGGGCGAACGCGCAGGCCTACGATGCCGAAGCGCGTGCCGCGCTTCGCGAGCTGAGCGCCGCTCTGGCGGCGTTGGAGCTCAGGTAGCGCCGGCGGCGAGGAAGGCCATCCGGGCCTGGTTCACCTCCGCGAGGCTTTCGAGGCAACCCAGCGTGTCTTCCCAGCCGAGACAGGCGTCGGTGACGCTCTGACCGTACACGAGCTTTTGCCCCGGATCGAGCGCCTGGGCGCCTTCCACCAGATTGCTTTCGATCATGACGCCCATGATCCCCTCCTCGCCGGTGCGGAGCTGGTCACAAACGTCCGCGCAGGCCTCCAATTGGCGCTTGTATTCCTTGCGGCTGTTCGCATGGCTCAGGTCGATCATCAGCCGTGGGGGAAGGCCTGCCGCGCGGAGGAGGGCGGTCGCAGCCCGCACCGAGGCGCTGTCGTAATTCGGGCCGTCGCTGCCGCCCCGCAGGATGATGTGGCAGTCTTCATTTCCCGAGGTCGAAAAAATCGCCGACCTTCCCTGCTTCGTGACCGAGAGGAAGATGTGCGAGCTGCGCGCGGCCCGGACGGCGTCCACCGCCACCTGAACCGAGCCGAGCGTGCTGTTCTTGAAGCCGATCGGACAGGAGAGTCCCGACGCGAGCTGGCGGTGGACCTGGCTTTCGGTCGTGCGCGCTCCGATCGCGCCCCAACAAACGAGGTCGCCGGAGTACTGGGGGGAAATCGGATCGAGGTATTCGGTTCCGGTGGCGAGCCCCATATCCACGAGGTCGCGAAGGAGCCCCCGTGCGATCCGGAGCCCCTCGTTCACTCCGAACGAGTTGTTCAGGTAGGGATCGTTGATCAGCCCCTTCCATCCGACCGTCGTCCGCGGCTTTTCGAAGTACACCCGCATGACGATTTCGAGGACCTCCTTCCAACGGTCCGCCTCGGCTTTGAGACGCGTCCCGTATTCGAGCGCCGCCGCCGGATCGTGGATCGAGCAGGGGCCGACCACCACGAGGAGCCGGTCGTCCCGGCCGTGGATGATGTCGCTGATGCGCGCCCGGGACGAAAACACGAGCTGCGAGGCCGCGTCGGAAACCGGAAGATCTCGGAGCAAGACCTCGGGCGCGACCACCTCCTCCATCCCGGTGATTCGCGTGTCGTCGGTATGGTACTTCATCTCCCTGCCCATCGGGGGGTCGAACGGCGGGAGGAGTGGCGACGGACGCCGCCCCCTTCCCCTGCAACTGCCGAACCATAAGGGATTTGCGGGACGGCGGGTAGGCGTCACCGGGCCCTCCGGACTCCCTGCCCAACGTCCCGCGGCGGACTCGTTGCCCGGTCCCGGGCTCGGGCCCTCCCGAGTGCGCCGCTTCCCCTCCCGCGGTATACTGGCCCGGAGCCGGCCTGGCGGCGCCCCATTGCGGGCGTCCGCGTCCCCCGCGAACGGGAGAAACGGGTGAATTCGATGTTCAGGGAAGGGCTTCTCCAGGGGAAACGAATCCTCGTGACCGGAGGAGGAACGGGCCTCGGAAAGGAGATGACCGAGGCTTACCTCTCCCTGGGAGCGGAGCTCTTCATTTGCGGGCGGAGGAAGGGCGTGCTCGACGAAACGGCGGCCGAGCTCATGGACCGCCGCGGCGGAAGCGTGAAGACCTTCGGCGTGGACATCCGGAGCGCGGAGGCCGTGGACGAGATGGCCGGGGCGATCTGGGCAGACGGCGGACCTCTGACAGGGCTCGTCAACAACGCCGCGGGGAACTTCATTTCCCCCACGAAGGACCTGTCCACCCGCGGCTTCGACGCCATCGCGAACATCGTCCTCCACGGGACCTTTTACGTGACCCACGCGGTGGGGCGCCGATGGATTGCGGACGGTGTTCCCGGAAACGTCATCTCGATTCTCGTCACCTGGGTCTGGAACGGAAGCGCGTTCGTCGTTCCCTCCGCGATGGCGAAGGCGGGCGTCCACATCATGACCCGCTCGCTCGCCGCCGAGTGGGCGCCCTACGGGATTCGACTCAACGCGATCGCACCGGGCTCCTTTCCGACGAAGGGCGCGACTGAGCGTCTCCGTCCCGAAGGGCTCGAGGACGTCTACCCCGCGATGGAGTCCATCCCGATGGGGAGAGCCGGCCGGATGGACGAGCTGCGCAACCTCGCCACCTTCCTCATGGCGGACGGTTGCGAATATCTGACGGGGGAATGCATCGTGATCGACGGCGCGGCCCATCTGATCGGCGCGGGGCAGTTCTACCATCTCTCGTCGCTCTCCGAAGGCGACTGGGAGACGATGCGTTCCGCCATCCGCGCCGCCGACGAGAAGGACCGGGCGCGCCGAAGCGTGTAACCGAACCGAGGGGCAAAGGCTCGATGAAACTCAGACGACTCGTCGCGGTCCACGCCGTCTCAGCGGCAACCCTGGTCGCCGCCCCCGCTTCCGCGCAGATCGCCCGGATCGAGTTGGAGGTCGTGGAGTCCCCGGCGCTCGACGGCGAGAGCTTCGGCGCCGTGGGCCAATACGAACGGCTGCGCGGCGTCTTTTTCGGGGAAGTCGATCCGGCCCACCTCCTTCACCTGGGGATCGTGAACCTCGATCGGGCCCCGAGGAACGAGCGGGGGCGGGTCGAATACGCCACGACCGTCGAGATTTATCGCCCCCGCGACATGTCCCGCTGGAACGGGGCACTCTACCACACCGTCCCGAACCGCGGCGGGGCCGGAGCGGGGGAAGCGGTGCTCCTCGAGATGGGCTTCGCGCTGGTTCGCGTAGGATGGCAGGGGGATCTCCCGGCAACGCAAAACAACGTCACCGCTCGGCTTCCCATCGCGCGAAATGTGGACGGCTCCCCCCTCGAGGGGCCCGCCTACACGGAGTTCATCTTCAACAACGACGACTCGATTTCGACCGCAACGCTCAGTTATCCGACGGCCTCTCTCGACCCCGCTCAGGCCACGCTCACCGTCCGCCAGAACCAGTTCGACCGGCGCTCCACGCCTGACGACCTGAGATGGCGATTCGAAGACGAGAGGCGAGTCACGATCGAGCGGCCCGCCGGCTTCGACGGAGGCGCGATCTACGAATTCATTTACGAAGCGAAGGACCCGATCGTGATGGGGTTGGGATTCGCCGCGACGCGGGACGTGATTTCCTTCCTCCGGTACCGGACGGCCGACGAAGCG comes from Gemmatimonadota bacterium and encodes:
- a CDS encoding quinone oxidoreductase, with amino-acid sequence MRAIRVHEIGGAEVLGVEEIAAPTPGEGEARVKIAAAGVNFIDVYQRTGAYKMPLPFTPGMEGAGVVDAVGAGVTGVKVGDRVAYAMQAGSYAEQAIVPAWKLVPVPDAVELDAAAAVMLQGMTAHYLAFSTFPLAKGQRALVHAAAGGVGLLLTQIAKRLGATVYGTVSTEQKAELARATGADEVIRYDQTDFAEEVRRFTGGEGLDVVYDSVGKDTFDRSMSVLRPRGMMVLYGQSSGAVPPVDPQRLNSGGSLFLTRPTLGHYIASPVELRRRAGDLFDWIASGELKVRIGERHPLEEAGVAHERLTGRKTTGKVLLEIG
- a CDS encoding SDR family NAD(P)-dependent oxidoreductase, yielding MKRERTNRPAARGADFGPLMGTGAMLLLGVLLSPTLPFTLGAHVAAQAPAVGEDQQVVLVTGSTDGLGREVARAVAGTGAHVIVHGRNRERGMELVAEIEAEGVGSARFYAADFGELEQVRELARAILEDYDRLDVLVNNAGIWLEADQGRVLSADGHELHFQVNYLAGFLLTRMLLPLLVESAPGRIVNVASGAQSPLDFGNVNLDVGYTDGRAYGQSKLAQILFTVDLAQELEGTGVIALSLHPATLMDTNMVLARGTAPRSSVEDGKRAVMHLITGEGLESGTYFNGTNPARANAQAYDAEARAALRELSAALAALELR
- a CDS encoding 3-deoxy-7-phosphoheptulonate synthase; the encoded protein is MKYHTDDTRITGMEEVVAPEVLLRDLPVSDAASQLVFSSRARISDIIHGRDDRLLVVVGPCSIHDPAAALEYGTRLKAEADRWKEVLEIVMRVYFEKPRTTVGWKGLINDPYLNNSFGVNEGLRIARGLLRDLVDMGLATGTEYLDPISPQYSGDLVCWGAIGARTTESQVHRQLASGLSCPIGFKNSTLGSVQVAVDAVRAARSSHIFLSVTKQGRSAIFSTSGNEDCHIILRGGSDGPNYDSASVRAATALLRAAGLPPRLMIDLSHANSRKEYKRQLEACADVCDQLRTGEEGIMGVMIESNLVEGAQALDPGQKLVYGQSVTDACLGWEDTLGCLESLAEVNQARMAFLAAGAT
- a CDS encoding SDR family oxidoreductase; translation: MFREGLLQGKRILVTGGGTGLGKEMTEAYLSLGAELFICGRRKGVLDETAAELMDRRGGSVKTFGVDIRSAEAVDEMAGAIWADGGPLTGLVNNAAGNFISPTKDLSTRGFDAIANIVLHGTFYVTHAVGRRWIADGVPGNVISILVTWVWNGSAFVVPSAMAKAGVHIMTRSLAAEWAPYGIRLNAIAPGSFPTKGATERLRPEGLEDVYPAMESIPMGRAGRMDELRNLATFLMADGCEYLTGECIVIDGAAHLIGAGQFYHLSSLSEGDWETMRSAIRAADEKDRARRSV